The following coding sequences are from one Streptomyces sp. NBC_01294 window:
- the glpK gene encoding glycerol kinase GlpK, whose product MTTSTGPFIAAIDQGTTSSRCIVFDRDGRIVAVDQKEHEQIFPKPGQVEHDATEIWTNVQEVVAGAIAKAEITSADVKAVGITNQRETTVLWDRHTGEPVHNALVWQDTRTDALCKELGRNVGQDRFRRETGLPLASYFAGPKVRWLLDNVEGLRARAEAGDILFGTMDSWIIWNLTGGPQGGVHVTDVTNASRTMLMNLHTLAWDEKIAESMEVPLNVLPEIKSSAEVYGHVKEGVLAGVPVASALGDQQAALFGQTCFAEGEAKSTYGTGTFMLMNTGDKIINSYSGLLTTVGYQIGDQKPVYALEGSIAVTGSLVQWMRDQMGLIKSAAEIETLASSVEDNGGVYFVPAFSGLFAPYWRSDARGVVTGLTRYVTKAHIARAVLEATAWQTREITDAMTKDSGVELAALKVDGGMTSNNLLMQTLSDFLDAPVVRPMVAETTCLGAAYAAGLAVGFWPDTDALRANWRRAAEWTPRMPAEQRDREYKSWLKAVERSMGWVDDEDAS is encoded by the coding sequence ATGACCACCAGCACCGGCCCCTTCATCGCCGCGATCGACCAGGGCACCACGTCCTCGCGCTGCATCGTCTTCGACCGCGACGGCCGCATCGTCGCCGTCGACCAGAAGGAGCACGAGCAGATCTTCCCGAAGCCGGGCCAGGTCGAGCACGACGCCACGGAGATCTGGACCAACGTCCAGGAGGTCGTCGCCGGCGCCATCGCCAAGGCCGAGATCACCTCCGCCGACGTCAAGGCCGTCGGCATCACCAACCAGCGCGAGACCACGGTCCTGTGGGACCGCCACACCGGCGAGCCGGTGCACAACGCGCTGGTCTGGCAGGACACCCGCACCGACGCCCTGTGCAAGGAGCTCGGCCGCAACGTCGGCCAGGACCGCTTCCGCCGCGAGACCGGCCTGCCGCTGGCGAGCTACTTCGCCGGCCCGAAGGTCCGCTGGCTGCTCGACAACGTCGAGGGCCTGCGGGCACGCGCCGAGGCCGGGGACATCCTCTTCGGCACCATGGACTCGTGGATCATCTGGAACCTCACGGGTGGCCCGCAGGGCGGCGTGCACGTCACGGACGTCACCAACGCCTCGCGCACCATGCTGATGAACCTGCACACCCTGGCCTGGGACGAGAAGATCGCCGAGTCCATGGAGGTCCCGCTCAACGTCCTCCCGGAGATCAAGTCCTCCGCCGAGGTCTACGGCCACGTCAAGGAAGGCGTCCTCGCCGGTGTCCCGGTCGCCTCGGCGCTCGGTGACCAGCAGGCCGCCCTCTTCGGCCAGACCTGTTTCGCCGAGGGCGAGGCCAAGTCCACGTACGGCACCGGAACGTTCATGCTGATGAACACCGGCGACAAGATCATCAACTCCTACAGCGGCCTGCTGACCACGGTCGGCTACCAGATCGGCGACCAGAAGCCGGTCTACGCGCTGGAGGGCTCCATCGCCGTCACCGGCTCGCTCGTCCAGTGGATGCGCGACCAGATGGGCCTGATCAAGTCCGCGGCCGAGATCGAGACCCTGGCCTCCTCGGTCGAGGACAACGGCGGCGTCTACTTCGTCCCGGCCTTCTCCGGCCTCTTCGCCCCGTACTGGCGCTCCGACGCCCGCGGCGTGGTCACCGGCCTCACCCGGTACGTCACCAAGGCGCACATCGCCCGTGCCGTCCTGGAGGCCACCGCCTGGCAGACCCGCGAGATCACCGACGCCATGACCAAGGACTCGGGCGTCGAGCTCGCGGCCCTCAAGGTCGACGGCGGCATGACCTCCAACAACCTGCTGATGCAGACGCTCTCGGACTTCCTGGACGCCCCCGTGGTGCGCCCGATGGTCGCCGAGACCACCTGCCTCGGCGCCGCCTACGCCGCCGGCCTGGCCGTCGGCTTCTGGCCCGACACCGACGCCCTGCGCGCCAACTGGCGCCGCGCGGCGGAGTGGACCCCGCGGATGCCCGCCGAGCAGCGGGACCGCGAGTACAAGAGCTGGCTCAAGGCCGTGGAGCGGTCCATGGGCTGGGTCGACGACGAAGACGCCAGCTGA
- a CDS encoding MIP/aquaporin family protein: protein MSTSDIFIGETIGTALLTLLGGGVCAALTLKSSKARNAGWLAITFGWGFAVLIAAYVAAPLSGAHLNPAVTVGLAVKTGEWGDTPVYFAGQLLGAMLGAVLMWITYYGQFRAHLADPEHIRDAKLGPEDPHPHDQAGPVLGIFSTGPEIRNVVQNLATEIIGTFVLILAILTQGLQDGGKGLGVIGVLITSFVVVGIGLSLGGPTGYAINPVRDLGPRIVHALLPLPNKGGSDWGYSWIPVVGPLVGAVLAGGLYNIAFA from the coding sequence GTGTCTACCTCCGACATCTTCATCGGCGAGACCATCGGTACCGCCCTGCTCACCCTGCTCGGCGGTGGCGTCTGCGCCGCGTTGACGCTCAAGAGCTCCAAGGCCCGCAACGCGGGCTGGCTCGCCATCACGTTCGGCTGGGGTTTCGCCGTACTGATCGCCGCCTACGTCGCCGCACCGCTGTCCGGTGCGCACCTCAACCCGGCGGTCACCGTCGGCCTCGCCGTCAAGACCGGCGAGTGGGGCGACACCCCGGTCTACTTCGCGGGCCAGCTGCTGGGCGCCATGCTCGGAGCGGTCCTGATGTGGATCACCTACTACGGGCAGTTCCGCGCCCACCTGGCCGACCCGGAGCACATCCGCGACGCCAAGCTCGGTCCCGAGGACCCGCACCCGCACGACCAGGCGGGCCCGGTGCTCGGCATCTTCTCCACGGGCCCCGAGATCCGTAACGTCGTGCAGAACCTCGCGACCGAGATCATCGGCACCTTCGTCCTGATCCTGGCCATCCTGACCCAGGGCCTCCAGGACGGCGGCAAGGGCCTCGGTGTGATCGGTGTCCTGATCACGTCCTTCGTGGTCGTCGGCATCGGCCTCTCGCTCGGTGGCCCGACCGGCTACGCCATCAACCCGGTGCGCGACCTCGGTCCGCGCATCGTGCACGCCCTGCTGCCGCTGCCCAACAAGGGCGGCTCCGACTGGGGATACTCCTGGATCCCGGTGGTCGGCCCGCTCGTCGGTGCCGTGCTCGCCGGTGGTCTTTACAACATCGCGTTCGCCTGA